The following proteins are co-located in the Desulfatitalea tepidiphila genome:
- the katG gene encoding catalase/peroxidase HPI, with product MSEESKCPVTGAMKRPIAGGGTSIHDWWPNQLNLKVLHQHSNLSNPMGEAFNYTEEFKKLDLQALKKDLYALMTDSQEWWPADWGHYGGLFIRMAWHSAGTYRMGDGRGGGGTGNQRFAPLNSWPDNVNLDKARRLLWPIKQKYGRKISWADLMILAGNCALESMGFKTFGFAGGRSDIWEPEEDIYWGSEEEWLATSDKPKSRYSGERDLENPLAAVQMGLIYVNPEGPDGNPDPIASGRDVRETFARMAMNDEETVALVAGGHTFGKCHGAGPATHVGPEPEAAPIQEQGLGWKSSYGSGKGGDTISSGIEGAWKPNPTRWDMGYLKVLFKYDWELVKSPAGANQWLAKNVDDEDMVIDAHDPSKKRRPMMTTADLSLKFDPIYEPISRRYLENPEEFADAFARAWFKLTHRDMGPRSRYLGPEVPEEELIWQDPVPAADHELIDAADIADLKGKILASGLTVSELVSTAWASAATFRGSDYRGGANGARIRLAPQKDWKVNQPDQLKKVLQTLEGIQKAFNGTQSGGKRVSLADLIVLGGCAGVEQAAKTAGHAVTVPFSPGRTDSTQDQTDVEAFHVLEPKADGFRNYLKAKFSVSSEELLIDRAQLLKLTAPEMTVLIGGMRVLNTNYGQTRHGVFTQRPEALTNDFFVNLLDMGTVWKATSDENVFEGRDRSTGELKWTGTRVDLIFGSNSQLRALAEVYGCDDSQEKFVNDFVAAWNKVMNLDRFDLA from the coding sequence ATGAGTGAAGAGAGCAAGTGCCCTGTAACGGGCGCAATGAAGAGACCCATTGCCGGCGGCGGCACCTCGATACACGACTGGTGGCCGAATCAGTTGAACCTCAAGGTTCTGCATCAGCACTCGAACCTGAGCAATCCCATGGGAGAAGCCTTTAATTACACTGAGGAATTCAAAAAGCTCGACCTGCAGGCGCTGAAGAAGGACCTGTATGCGCTCATGACCGATTCGCAGGAGTGGTGGCCGGCCGACTGGGGGCACTACGGTGGGCTCTTTATACGAATGGCGTGGCACAGTGCAGGCACCTACCGCATGGGCGACGGCCGTGGGGGCGGGGGTACCGGAAACCAGCGTTTTGCCCCGCTCAACAGCTGGCCCGATAACGTGAACTTGGACAAGGCGCGCCGGTTGCTATGGCCGATCAAGCAGAAATACGGCCGAAAGATTTCCTGGGCCGACCTGATGATACTCGCCGGCAACTGCGCCCTCGAATCGATGGGATTCAAGACCTTCGGTTTCGCTGGCGGGCGCTCGGATATCTGGGAACCGGAAGAAGACATCTACTGGGGTTCGGAAGAGGAGTGGCTGGCCACGAGCGACAAGCCCAAGAGCCGTTACTCCGGCGAGCGGGATCTGGAAAACCCCCTGGCGGCCGTTCAGATGGGGTTGATCTACGTAAACCCGGAAGGACCGGACGGCAACCCGGATCCGATCGCTTCCGGACGCGACGTCCGCGAAACATTCGCCCGCATGGCCATGAACGATGAAGAGACCGTCGCCCTCGTGGCGGGCGGGCACACCTTCGGCAAATGCCACGGCGCCGGCCCTGCGACGCATGTGGGCCCCGAACCCGAAGCCGCCCCCATCCAGGAGCAGGGTCTCGGCTGGAAGAGCAGTTACGGCAGCGGCAAAGGCGGCGACACCATCAGCAGCGGCATCGAGGGCGCATGGAAGCCGAATCCGACCCGATGGGACATGGGTTATCTGAAGGTGCTGTTTAAATACGACTGGGAGCTGGTTAAGAGCCCGGCCGGCGCAAATCAGTGGCTGGCCAAGAACGTGGATGACGAGGATATGGTGATCGACGCCCACGACCCGTCCAAGAAGCGCCGTCCCATGATGACAACGGCGGACCTCTCATTGAAGTTCGATCCCATTTACGAGCCGATCTCGCGCCGCTACCTGGAAAACCCCGAAGAATTCGCGGATGCTTTTGCCCGCGCCTGGTTTAAGCTGACCCACCGCGACATGGGCCCCCGCTCACGGTACCTCGGCCCGGAGGTCCCGGAAGAAGAGCTGATCTGGCAGGACCCGGTGCCGGCTGCCGACCATGAGCTGATCGACGCAGCAGACATCGCCGACCTGAAAGGGAAAATTCTTGCTTCGGGACTGACTGTATCTGAACTGGTTTCGACCGCCTGGGCATCGGCCGCCACCTTCCGTGGTTCCGACTACCGAGGTGGTGCCAATGGCGCGCGCATTCGTCTTGCCCCACAAAAAGATTGGAAGGTCAATCAGCCCGACCAACTGAAGAAGGTCCTTCAGACCCTCGAGGGAATACAGAAGGCGTTCAACGGCACCCAGTCCGGCGGCAAGCGGGTTTCCCTCGCCGACCTGATTGTCCTGGGCGGATGCGCCGGCGTCGAGCAGGCTGCCAAAACCGCCGGTCACGCTGTGACCGTTCCCTTTTCCCCGGGGCGCACGGATTCAACCCAGGACCAGACCGACGTGGAAGCGTTCCACGTACTCGAACCCAAGGCGGACGGATTCCGTAATTACCTCAAGGCCAAATTCAGCGTGTCCTCAGAGGAATTGCTGATCGATCGGGCCCAATTGCTGAAGCTCACCGCTCCCGAAATGACGGTTCTCATCGGCGGCATGCGCGTCCTGAACACCAACTACGGGCAAACCCGGCACGGCGTTTTCACCCAGCGGCCGGAGGCGCTCACCAACGACTTCTTCGTGAACCTGCTCGACATGGGCACGGTGTGGAAAGCGACCTCGGATGAAAACGTGTTCGAGGGGCGCGATCGTTCAACGGGCGAACTCAAGTGGACCGGCACCCGCGTCGATCTCATCTTTGGTTCGAACTCCCAGCTCCGTGCCCTGGCGGAAGTATACGGATGCGATGACTCCCAGGAGAAGTTCGTGAACGACTTCGTCGCTGCGTGGAACAAGGTGATGAACCTGGACCGCTTCGACCTGGCCTGA
- a CDS encoding Fur family transcriptional regulator has product MADPKERFETIVRKIRDHGHKITPQRLAIVGILAKSDGHPRAEDVYDLVKGDFPTMSLATVYRNILLIKSLGEVLELGFPDGSNRYDGNKPHPHPHVICIRCKKIVDPDLDSMDIMKKEVAEETHFKILSHRLDFFGICSDCMASEKA; this is encoded by the coding sequence TTGGCAGATCCTAAAGAGAGATTTGAGACCATCGTCCGAAAAATTAGGGATCATGGCCACAAAATTACACCCCAGAGGCTGGCTATCGTTGGTATTCTCGCCAAAAGTGATGGCCATCCCCGCGCTGAGGATGTTTATGATCTTGTCAAAGGCGATTTTCCGACAATGAGTCTTGCAACTGTGTACAGAAATATTTTACTTATTAAATCGCTTGGTGAGGTTCTTGAACTGGGGTTCCCTGATGGGAGCAACCGGTACGATGGAAACAAGCCTCACCCCCATCCGCACGTCATCTGTATCAGATGTAAAAAAATCGTCGATCCGGATCTGGATAGTATGGACATCATGAAAAAAGAGGTTGCCGAAGAGACGCATTTTAAAATTTTGAGTCACCGCCTGGACTTTTTCGGTATATGCAGCGATTGCATGGCATCAGAGAAAGCGTAA
- a CDS encoding SRPBCC family protein — MATIYKEISLQADPDDVWDAVRDVAAVHTRLVPGVLADTRMDGNCRVVTFASGLLVRELIVTIDDQARRLVYASVGGRATHHNASFQVCAGTEGRTRLVWITDVLPDEIAAPIRETVEQCTEAIKKALDKSTP; from the coding sequence GTGGCCACAATTTACAAGGAGATTTCCCTCCAGGCCGATCCGGACGACGTCTGGGACGCGGTTCGCGACGTCGCCGCCGTCCATACGCGCCTCGTGCCGGGTGTTCTGGCGGATACCCGCATGGATGGCAATTGCAGGGTCGTTACCTTTGCCAGCGGCCTGTTGGTGCGCGAGCTGATTGTCACCATCGACGACCAGGCCCGACGGCTCGTCTACGCTTCAGTCGGCGGCCGGGCCACCCACCACAACGCTTCGTTCCAGGTTTGTGCCGGAACCGAAGGCCGGACCCGTCTGGTATGGATCACCGATGTGCTGCCCGACGAGATTGCCGCCCCCATCCGCGAGACCGTCGAGCAGTGCACCGAGGCAATCAAAAAGGCACTGGATAAATCGACTCCCTGA
- a CDS encoding pilus assembly protein, protein MKRIFEKLILLVAITWAAAGPSHADWKTPTMEEYVKVPVFATNAAKPNIMIALDNSGSMNSLAYADGYTGTPYNGTTVSFPVVLERDDMEQSPTSGAMRDGGGSANDLDFGSDYVAVRFQNVTLPKDATIVSARIEFTAKTSCTSVTTDLVIRAEDADDAPFLDVSDDFNISDRLVIAPPVEVAWTPGDWVAGTRYSTPDLTAIVQALVGRSGWAAGNAMLFRFDGTAFPTLTGHREAQSRESGEAIGPMLHVTYIDQAAGTRYYGYFNPDYFYTYSSNVFWPKYKKISYVPSTNSWNVQTMTGAAATITDSDIAPAVKSNGLWDGNWMNWMAMRRVDVLRKVLMGGKATSRTGGGNQQNQCESEAYGYGTYWKTFSSASGPATSPYKGSYSYGVTEKGYLNVSSTNYKLDIQKYIAIEPRDFYEGNLAGVLQRIGDRARWGNMWFNSGTGSGDSGGYVQNPIDNGFGTNFLPGLQGMPCNTWTPLAETLYVATQYFAQEPVASGLDYPNQSQLFSIGKNTLKDPYWDKDDQVSLYCAKSFILLLTDGASTKDSKIPSFLKDFDGDNKDFTSCNESTGSGCNYPSGGTDYLDDVALYARTSDLRSDLTDIQNLLLYTVYAFDKDPNGRSLLMDAARNGGFEDLNDDGLPNGTYTDPADQRMEWDADGDGVPDTYYEATDGYELEAQLLAAIESILKRASSGTAASVVSNSRSGEGAIYQSIFYPAETINGNTVKWVGQVHSLLADAHGNVREDTNGNHQLDLDEDLFIYFGEETAQKYRDTNADGIFDDNDEGPLTIDGKSEFKMSDLSYLWSSNDWLNHLTDAVNQRSYTSTAEQRYIFTFADADGDMVADSGETKDFVASSDPSWSQVSDPADFFAYIHPYQPYNPPILPTDTLFESLVSRQLRRVVNYTRGEDQASDAIGGLEIAAFRNRQYDAEGDGTFETWRLGDIVYSTPTVVGAPSENFDLLYNDKGYSAFYKRYQFRRNVVYVGANDGMVHAFNSGFFSASENKFALKPYNNSGVEVTDGGPYHEFDLGAELWAYVPFNLLPHLYWRTQPDYQHVYYMDLQPRVFDARIYPSKGATDSTNPNGWATLMVCGMRFGGGKIAADIDKKDGVYNAAVDKAMTSAFAIFDITNPEQPPKLLAEITFPELGFTTCHPGVITVRDFNQTTYTEQSNQWYLFFGSGPISEDDAGDNGANYDALIDGTSTQKAVMYAIDLVELANNGKVVALTGSGPKTYTAAASADPHYLVQFPEEESSISKPITVDWDLNFTADAAYFGVSYGNHADGWNGKMRRFVFENGSDPKNPANWTLDSTLLDLTDKSSPALSNGQPIMAHAMAGVDKSENRWLFFGTGRFYSQDDKLNSDQQSYYGVKEPYTLVSGEKKFNHNQVAVTSLLDTTNVKVYNNGSTVTGFSDFYALVDEIQNNYSGWRIDLDYKAGERNLGEAVLAGDVLTFTSYVPTDDPCGLDGESMVYALYYLTGTAYYQSIIGLDPTDVSVSDALVLKRASLGKGMTITPNIHVGREEGSRAYIQTSTGAIKPLEQDNPGVLKSGKVQVEPGPQPCP, encoded by the coding sequence ATGAAACGCATCTTCGAGAAGTTGATTCTGCTTGTTGCAATCACCTGGGCTGCTGCCGGCCCGAGTCATGCCGACTGGAAAACGCCCACCATGGAAGAATATGTCAAGGTGCCTGTGTTTGCCACCAATGCGGCCAAACCCAATATTATGATCGCCCTGGACAATTCGGGCAGTATGAATTCCCTCGCCTATGCGGACGGATATACCGGCACCCCCTATAACGGGACCACCGTCAGCTTTCCCGTGGTCCTGGAAAGAGACGACATGGAACAGAGCCCGACCAGCGGTGCGATGCGCGACGGCGGCGGCAGCGCCAACGATCTGGATTTCGGCAGCGATTATGTCGCTGTTCGTTTTCAGAACGTTACACTGCCGAAAGATGCGACCATCGTATCGGCGCGTATCGAATTCACCGCAAAAACGAGCTGCACTTCCGTGACTACCGACCTGGTCATCCGGGCGGAAGACGCCGACGATGCGCCTTTTCTCGATGTCTCGGATGATTTCAATATTTCCGACCGGTTGGTCATTGCCCCCCCAGTGGAAGTCGCATGGACACCGGGCGACTGGGTCGCCGGCACGCGTTATAGTACTCCCGATCTGACGGCCATTGTGCAGGCGTTGGTAGGTCGCAGCGGCTGGGCAGCCGGAAATGCCATGCTCTTCCGGTTCGATGGAACCGCCTTTCCGACGCTTACCGGCCACCGCGAGGCCCAATCACGGGAAAGCGGCGAGGCGATCGGTCCGATGCTGCATGTCACCTATATTGACCAGGCTGCCGGAACCCGATACTACGGATACTTCAATCCGGATTATTTCTACACATACAGCAGCAATGTCTTCTGGCCCAAATACAAAAAGATCAGCTACGTGCCATCCACCAACAGTTGGAACGTGCAAACCATGACCGGCGCCGCAGCCACCATCACCGACAGCGATATCGCGCCGGCGGTGAAGAGCAACGGCCTGTGGGACGGTAATTGGATGAACTGGATGGCCATGCGCCGGGTGGATGTGCTGCGCAAAGTGCTCATGGGCGGCAAGGCCACATCGCGCACGGGTGGCGGAAACCAGCAGAACCAGTGTGAATCCGAAGCCTATGGCTACGGCACCTACTGGAAAACTTTTTCCAGCGCTTCCGGACCGGCCACATCCCCATACAAAGGCAGTTATTCTTACGGGGTGACCGAGAAGGGATATCTCAACGTCAGCAGCACCAATTACAAGCTCGATATTCAAAAATACATCGCCATCGAGCCCAGGGATTTCTACGAGGGCAACCTGGCCGGCGTGTTGCAGCGCATCGGCGACCGGGCCCGCTGGGGGAATATGTGGTTCAACAGCGGCACCGGTAGTGGTGACAGCGGCGGCTATGTGCAGAACCCTATCGATAATGGATTCGGCACAAACTTTCTGCCAGGGCTGCAAGGCATGCCCTGCAACACCTGGACACCCCTGGCGGAAACATTATACGTGGCAACACAGTATTTTGCCCAGGAGCCGGTGGCTTCGGGCCTCGATTATCCCAATCAATCCCAATTGTTCAGTATCGGTAAAAACACGCTAAAGGATCCATACTGGGACAAGGACGATCAGGTTTCATTATATTGCGCCAAGAGTTTTATCCTGCTTCTCACCGACGGCGCCTCTACCAAGGACAGCAAAATTCCAAGCTTCCTTAAGGATTTCGACGGCGACAACAAAGACTTCACCTCCTGCAACGAAAGCACAGGCAGCGGATGCAACTATCCCTCCGGGGGTACGGACTACCTGGACGATGTCGCTCTTTACGCACGCACTTCGGATTTGCGTTCGGATTTGACGGATATCCAAAATCTTCTGCTTTATACGGTCTACGCCTTTGACAAGGATCCCAACGGCCGCAGCCTTTTGATGGATGCTGCCCGGAACGGTGGTTTCGAGGACTTGAATGATGACGGTCTACCCAACGGAACCTACACCGACCCGGCCGACCAGCGCATGGAGTGGGATGCGGATGGCGACGGCGTTCCCGACACCTATTACGAAGCCACCGACGGCTATGAGCTGGAGGCGCAATTGCTGGCGGCCATCGAGAGCATTTTAAAACGCGCCTCATCGGGTACGGCGGCCTCGGTCGTCTCCAACTCCCGGTCCGGTGAGGGTGCCATCTATCAATCCATCTTCTATCCCGCGGAAACCATCAACGGCAATACCGTCAAATGGGTGGGCCAGGTCCATTCCCTGTTGGCCGATGCCCACGGCAACGTGCGGGAAGACACCAATGGCAATCATCAACTGGATTTGGACGAAGACCTCTTTATCTACTTTGGAGAAGAGACCGCCCAAAAGTATAGAGACACAAACGCCGATGGGATTTTTGACGACAACGATGAAGGGCCTCTCACGATAGACGGCAAATCCGAATTCAAAATGAGCGACCTCAGTTACCTCTGGTCTTCCAACGATTGGCTCAACCATTTGACCGACGCAGTCAATCAACGATCCTATACGTCCACTGCTGAACAGCGATATATTTTCACCTTTGCGGACGCAGACGGTGACATGGTGGCGGACAGCGGCGAGACCAAGGATTTCGTGGCGTCTAGTGACCCCAGCTGGTCCCAGGTGAGCGATCCCGCCGACTTTTTCGCCTATATCCATCCCTATCAACCTTATAATCCGCCCATTCTTCCTACGGACACCCTCTTTGAGTCCCTGGTCAGCCGGCAACTCAGGCGGGTGGTCAATTACACGCGGGGAGAGGACCAGGCTTCCGATGCCATCGGCGGCCTGGAAATTGCCGCTTTCCGCAACCGCCAGTACGACGCCGAGGGAGACGGCACTTTTGAAACCTGGCGGCTTGGGGATATTGTCTACTCCACGCCCACGGTAGTGGGCGCACCGTCGGAGAATTTCGACCTGCTCTATAATGACAAGGGGTATTCCGCCTTCTACAAAAGATACCAATTCCGGCGAAACGTGGTATACGTGGGCGCCAATGACGGCATGGTGCATGCTTTCAATTCCGGCTTCTTCAGCGCCAGCGAGAACAAGTTCGCCCTCAAGCCCTACAACAACTCCGGCGTCGAGGTGACTGACGGCGGCCCCTACCATGAGTTCGATCTGGGCGCGGAACTGTGGGCCTATGTGCCGTTCAACCTGCTCCCCCATTTGTACTGGCGCACCCAACCGGATTACCAGCACGTCTACTACATGGACCTGCAGCCCCGTGTTTTCGATGCCCGTATCTACCCGTCCAAAGGGGCCACCGATTCTACCAACCCCAATGGCTGGGCCACGCTCATGGTGTGCGGCATGCGTTTTGGCGGCGGTAAAATCGCCGCGGACATCGATAAAAAAGATGGCGTCTATAATGCCGCTGTGGATAAAGCCATGACCTCGGCTTTCGCCATCTTCGATATCACCAATCCGGAACAGCCGCCCAAACTGCTGGCCGAGATCACATTTCCGGAGCTTGGTTTTACAACCTGCCATCCGGGCGTCATCACCGTAAGAGACTTCAACCAGACCACTTACACGGAACAATCCAACCAGTGGTACCTGTTCTTCGGATCAGGACCCATTTCGGAGGATGACGCTGGAGACAATGGCGCCAATTATGATGCCCTCATCGATGGCACCAGCACTCAAAAAGCCGTCATGTATGCCATCGATCTGGTGGAACTGGCCAACAACGGCAAGGTGGTCGCCCTCACCGGCAGCGGCCCCAAAACCTACACCGCCGCAGCTTCGGCTGATCCGCATTACCTGGTGCAATTCCCGGAGGAGGAGAGCAGCATCTCCAAGCCCATTACCGTGGATTGGGACCTGAATTTTACCGCCGATGCAGCCTATTTCGGTGTCAGTTACGGGAACCACGCAGACGGATGGAACGGCAAGATGCGGCGGTTCGTTTTCGAGAACGGCTCCGATCCCAAGAATCCGGCCAACTGGACCCTCGACAGCACCTTGCTGGATCTGACCGACAAAAGCAGCCCCGCCCTTAGCAACGGCCAGCCCATCATGGCCCATGCAATGGCGGGCGTGGACAAGTCCGAAAATCGCTGGCTGTTCTTCGGGACTGGTCGTTTCTACTCCCAGGATGATAAGCTAAATTCGGACCAGCAATCCTACTACGGTGTAAAAGAACCTTACACGCTCGTGAGCGGTGAAAAGAAGTTCAACCACAACCAGGTCGCCGTGACCAGTTTGCTGGATACCACCAATGTCAAAGTTTACAACAACGGTAGTACGGTCACGGGCTTCAGCGACTTTTATGCTTTGGTCGATGAAATCCAGAACAATTACAGCGGTTGGCGAATCGACCTCGATTACAAAGCAGGCGAACGGAATTTGGGTGAAGCCGTACTGGCGGGTGATGTATTGACATTTACCAGCTATGTACCCACTGACGATCCTTGCGGTCTCGATGGGGAAAGCATGGTCTACGCCCTTTATTACCTCACCGGTACGGCCTATTACCAATCGATTATCGGTCTGGACCCGACCGATGTGAGCGTTAGCGATGCTCTGGTACTCAAGAGAGCTTCTTTAGGAAAGGGCATGACTATTACGCCCAATATCCATGTTGGACGCGAGGAAGGTTCCAGGGCTTATATTCAGACCTCTACGGGTGCAATCAAACCACTTGAGCAGGATAACCCCGGCGTGCTCAAGAGCGGCAAGGTGCAAGTCGAACCCGGGCCTCAACCCTGTCCATAA
- a CDS encoding PilX N-terminal domain-containing pilus assembly protein — MNRHHQRLHNENGSALVIVVLILAVVTVIGVLATRTATIELQVASHDKLHKMTWYATEAVCDGLMPELIEQNIENRDFGAEATPFNFGNSADLFIHKTDFWENMVGVGTDVEMEELSESNVTACTYCTVGPLPGSGDNMNEGYAGRGKTSAKGGTQRVYTISGLGRGPANSQARVVTGWRHVI; from the coding sequence ATGAATCGTCATCATCAAAGGCTTCATAACGAAAATGGATCCGCTTTGGTTATCGTGGTGCTTATCCTGGCGGTGGTCACCGTGATCGGTGTTCTTGCCACAAGAACCGCCACCATCGAGTTGCAAGTGGCCTCTCATGACAAATTGCATAAGATGACTTGGTATGCCACCGAAGCGGTTTGCGATGGTTTGATGCCGGAATTGATCGAGCAAAATATTGAAAATCGCGATTTTGGTGCTGAGGCAACGCCTTTCAACTTTGGCAATTCTGCCGACCTTTTCATCCATAAAACCGACTTTTGGGAAAATATGGTGGGCGTTGGTACCGATGTCGAGATGGAGGAATTGTCTGAATCCAATGTTACGGCATGCACCTATTGTACTGTCGGACCGTTGCCTGGAAGTGGGGACAATATGAATGAGGGATATGCGGGACGGGGAAAGACTTCGGCGAAGGGTGGCACCCAAAGAGTCTACACCATCAGCGGTTTAGGACGGGGGCCGGCCAACAGCCAGGCACGCGTGGTCACCGGTTGGCGTCATGTGATTTGA
- a CDS encoding type IV pilus modification PilV family protein: MKRSMRTIQNRKKTEAGFTLIETIIAVFVFTVGVLAAASMQISSINGNSTAQSLTQGANVAANQVENLRPLDYMTDADLTEGAHGPIQNGNYTITYNVQRDAIVRNTMRVDVTVNWLERGTPKNLNLVYIKQDII; the protein is encoded by the coding sequence ATGAAACGTTCGATGCGCACGATTCAGAACCGCAAGAAGACTGAAGCGGGGTTCACCCTGATCGAAACCATTATTGCCGTTTTTGTTTTCACCGTTGGCGTGCTCGCGGCGGCGAGCATGCAGATCAGCTCCATCAATGGGAACAGCACTGCGCAAAGTCTGACCCAGGGGGCCAATGTCGCGGCCAATCAAGTGGAAAACCTCAGGCCGCTGGACTACATGACGGACGCCGATCTCACCGAAGGTGCCCACGGCCCGATCCAAAACGGTAATTATACCATTACCTACAACGTCCAACGGGATGCGATCGTGCGGAACACCATGCGCGTGGATGTCACGGTGAACTGGCTGGAACGCGGCACTCCCAAAAACCTCAATTTGGTCTATATCAAACAAGATATCATTTAA
- a CDS encoding prepilin-type N-terminal cleavage/methylation domain-containing protein translates to MDAKKRHSIVSTDKGFTIIELLIAIIVTSIVGVAMVSNSISQQRAANMVRQVAQMQQQLRGAVYILEEDIRIAGYDPQSTGLFGITDVRRYDITNEVTAPVVTAAPLGSPALTLAYDFDPNNAATNSNGILDEPTFSYLLYDDNADNIFDLARDTNGQRQLVAEGIDAIGFAFAIDTDGDGELDRTPNNNIIWAVDSDNNNTLDTNLDTNDDGIIDINDAGGNFVIEAADGAAGLINPPVPLNQIRMVRIWMVARTRNIDPQYNSTDQFVVGDRVVPAQAGGFQDNFRRQLMDHTVQFRYMGI, encoded by the coding sequence ATGGACGCCAAAAAACGTCATTCAATCGTGTCAACCGACAAGGGTTTTACGATTATAGAGCTGCTGATTGCCATCATCGTCACATCGATCGTAGGGGTCGCGATGGTTTCCAATTCCATCAGCCAGCAACGGGCCGCCAACATGGTGCGTCAGGTGGCGCAAATGCAGCAGCAATTGCGGGGTGCTGTTTATATCCTGGAGGAGGACATCCGTATCGCAGGGTATGATCCTCAGTCGACAGGGCTTTTCGGCATCACCGACGTCCGTCGATACGACATCACCAATGAAGTTACCGCGCCTGTTGTAACGGCAGCTCCGCTTGGCAGCCCTGCTTTGACTCTCGCTTACGATTTCGATCCCAACAATGCGGCCACAAACAGCAATGGCATCCTGGATGAACCGACTTTTTCCTACCTCTTATACGATGACAATGCGGATAACATCTTCGATTTAGCCAGGGATACGAACGGTCAACGTCAATTGGTGGCCGAAGGTATCGACGCGATCGGATTCGCCTTTGCTATCGATACCGATGGGGACGGTGAATTAGACCGAACCCCCAATAACAATATCATTTGGGCCGTGGATTCGGACAATAACAATACGCTGGATACCAATTTGGACACCAACGACGATGGCATCATCGATATCAACGATGCCGGCGGCAACTTCGTCATCGAGGCGGCAGATGGCGCGGCGGGTCTTATCAATCCACCGGTCCCCCTCAACCAGATACGCATGGTCCGAATCTGGATGGTGGCCAGGACTCGCAACATCGATCCACAATACAACAGTACCGATCAGTTTGTGGTGGGCGATCGGGTGGTACCCGCCCAAGCCGGTGGTTTTCAAGATAACTTCAGAAGACAGTTGATGGATCATACCGTCCAATTTCGCTACATGGGCATTTAA